CGCACCGGCGCCGACGCCGACGCCCGAGTGGGCGAGCAGGCTCAGCGTCGCGAGCACGGTGTCGTGCAGCACCCGGGCGTCCTGGCGCTGCTGCGACTCGAGTTCGCTCGCGAGGCGCTCGGCCTCGTGGGCCCGGCCGACCTCGTGGATGCGGTCGGCGGCGGCGGCGATCGACCGGTCGAGCCAGATGCCGATCGTGGCGTTGGCCGCCCAGCCCATGAGGGTGCCGATGGCCACGACCTGCATCGAATGGCCCGTGATCGCGACGACCCCGACGGCGATGAGCACGGCCGCCACGAGGCCGAGCACGATGAAGGGCCCGTCGGGACGCACGATGATCGTGATCGCGACCGAAGCGGCCGTCACCGACGCGGTCACGGCCATCGCGGCGGCGGCGACGGGATCGATCACGGGAGCGGCGCCGAGCACGCTGATGAGACCGATCGAGCAGGCGACCGCGCCCAGGGCGGGTGCGATCGCGCCGCGGGCGGTGTGCAGCGTGATGAAGACGATGGCGCCGGCACTGAGCACCGCCGAGAGCAGGAGCTCGAGGCCGGTCGAGGCACCGGGCAGGAGCAGGCACAGGAACGACCCGACCGCGCCGCTCAGCCCGGAGACCCGCGCGAGCGTGCGGAGCAGTCGGTCGCGTTCCTTGTGGATGCGTTTCATGACACCCCCTCGGCGTGGTCGGCGGCCATGGGATCACACACCGTCATTCGAAGGGTAGCGGAGTCCGCCCGGTCCGGGGAGGTCGTGGCATCGGCAGTCGCTCAGGCGGCGAGCAACCCGCCGAGCGCGGCAGCGATGGCGTCGTCCTCGATGAGGAACGCGTCGTGGCCGTACTCGGAGGACACGACGACGGGTGACGCCCCGTGCACGCTGCCGGGCAGTCCGGCGGCGATCTCCGCCTGGCCGGCGAGGGGGAAGTAGCGGTCGCTGTCGATGCCGAGCACGAGGCTGCGCGCCTCGACGGCTGCGAGCGCCGCCGACACGCCGCCGCGACCGCGCCCGATGTCGTGCGAGTTCATCGCCTGCGTGAGCACGATGTAGCTGTTGGCGTCGAAGCGCCGCGTGAACTTGTTGCCGTGGAAGTCGAGGTAGGACTCGACGGCGAACCGGCCGTCGCCGCCGAGCGGGTCGAGATCCGACTGCCAACTGCGGGCGAACCGCTGGTTGAGCTCGCTCGCGGTGCGGTAGTTCAGCATCGCCATGCGCCGGGCGAGCGCGAGCCCTCGGGTCGGGCCGTCGCCGTCGGGTGCGTCGTAGAACGCACCGCCGCGGAACGCCGGGTCGGTGCGGATCGCCTCGATCTGCACGGAGTTCAGGGCGATCTGGTCGGCCGAGGTCGCGGCCGGTGCCGCGAGCACCGCGATGCGCTCGACCGCGTCGGGGGCTATGATCGCCCATTCGAGCACGTGCATGGCGCCCATCGAGCCTCCGACGACCGCGGCGAAGCGCTCGATGCCGAGCTCGCGGGCGAACGCGATCTGCGCGCGCACCTGGTCGCGGATCGTGAGGAAGGGGAACCGGATGCCCCATTCGGCGCGGTCGGGTGCGAGGGAGGCGGGCCCGGTCGAGCCCTGGCACCCGCCGAGCACGTTCGGTGCGACGACGAACCAGCGGTCGGTGTCGATCGCGAGGCCGGGGCCGACGATGCCGGGCCACCAGCCGGCACTCGGGTGCGCGGGGCCGGCCGGCCCGACCACATGGCTGTCGCCCGTCAGTGCGTGCAGCACGAGGATCGCGTTGTCGCGCGCGGGGGAGAGCGTGCCCCACTGCTCGTAGGCGATTCGGGTGGAGGGCAGCACCCGGCCGGACTCGAGGGCCACATCGCCGATGTTCACGAACCGGCGGTCGCCGACGGCGTCGCCTTCGCGCCAGGCGCCGGTGGCGGGGGCGCGGCCGGCCAGCGACGCGGCGCGCGCCTCGGTGACGATGCTCGCGGGCACCGCATCGGCCGTCGTCTGCCAGTCCATGCTTCGATTCTTCCCGAGCCGGGCGACCTGCCGTGCATTGTTACGCCGGCGCCACCGGTTGCGGTCGCGGACTCCTCGTGGAACGTGGGCGGTCGGACGGTCGGCGCTGCCGAGAACGACGGATGCCGCGGGCCCATGCAGGCCCGCGGCATCCGTCATCGGTGGTGCTGCGTCAGACGCGAGCCGCCTCGGTGGCGGCGCGCGCGGCGGCGAAGCCGGCCTCGAGGTCGGCCTTCAGGTCGTCGATGTTCTCGATGCCGACCGACAGGCGCACGAGGCCCGGCGTGACACCGGTCGTGAGCTGCTGCTCGGGCGTCAGCTGCGAGTGCGTGGTCGACGCCGGGTGGATGACGAGCGAGCGCACATCGCCGATGTTGGCGAGGTGGCTGAACAGCGACAGGCTGTCGACGAGCGCACGGCCGGCGTCGACGCCGCCCTTCAGCTCGAACGAGAGCACCGCGCCGACGCCCTTGGGGGCGTACCGGTTCGCGGCCGCGTACCAGGGGCTCGACGGCAGGCCCGAGTAGTTGACGCTCGCGACGTCGGGGTGGTTGTCGAGCCACTCCGCGATCTC
The sequence above is a segment of the Agromyces hippuratus genome. Coding sequences within it:
- the metX gene encoding homoserine O-acetyltransferase MetX; the protein is MDWQTTADAVPASIVTEARAASLAGRAPATGAWREGDAVGDRRFVNIGDVALESGRVLPSTRIAYEQWGTLSPARDNAILVLHALTGDSHVVGPAGPAHPSAGWWPGIVGPGLAIDTDRWFVVAPNVLGGCQGSTGPASLAPDRAEWGIRFPFLTIRDQVRAQIAFARELGIERFAAVVGGSMGAMHVLEWAIIAPDAVERIAVLAAPAATSADQIALNSVQIEAIRTDPAFRGGAFYDAPDGDGPTRGLALARRMAMLNYRTASELNQRFARSWQSDLDPLGGDGRFAVESYLDFHGNKFTRRFDANSYIVLTQAMNSHDIGRGRGGVSAALAAVEARSLVLGIDSDRYFPLAGQAEIAAGLPGSVHGASPVVVSSEYGHDAFLIEDDAIAAALGGLLAA
- a CDS encoding sensor histidine kinase — protein: MKRIHKERDRLLRTLARVSGLSGAVGSFLCLLLPGASTGLELLLSAVLSAGAIVFITLHTARGAIAPALGAVACSIGLISVLGAAPVIDPVAAAAMAVTASVTAASVAITIIVRPDGPFIVLGLVAAVLIAVGVVAITGHSMQVVAIGTLMGWAANATIGIWLDRSIAAAADRIHEVGRAHEAERLASELESQQRQDARVLHDTVLATLSLLAHSGVGVGAGALRQQAGDDARLLKQLRLGAPLDRGSTAVFSPEADDDSLGVTFESVRQRFARMGLDVNWHGAGRLALPRDTLDALLGALGECLENVRRHSGVSAADVTVSDDERTVRAMVTDAGSGFEPAAVDGARLGYSESVVGRLSMVGGRARIFSSPGSGTTVMLEVPKP